atacggaccacctccctcatggaaaaagtgcaccatagatcgttatacgtggagtcccctaggtttgggaattcataagTAGATCTAatcgagttagggttttgcctctcCTCGCTGCTACGCCGCCTTCGTAGTTGCTCCACCCCGAACatcggcgtgcaccggcgaacgggagagcaggtctccggaaccgctctctcttgtgatcctgcaccgggagagggcgaataaggtttttgggaagcaccaagcgcgactgctcatcttcttcgccacgACTCGTCCTCTgtccaagtcaggagctgcGGCATACCGTCGTCTGCATcgccggttgctgcgctccgttcgaaggaccatcttcgtctcgtctgcgcctttcgtcttcccggcggctcccgcacagtacgtattttgtgatcagatctgtttcataatcatgttttctgagatcatgtttatgatatactgttgtcagtcgaaacccaccggcgagcagcgacaggcaacacgaagagccgggaggtcgccggggcgctggcaggcactgctccctcgtcgacggcccgcaattccgtcacgcgcccggaggttctgtggaaaaccgggcgtgccacctgacatATACCCGATCaagagggtgcgaacgtgctccaaacagtttcctgcgtacaaagacacgtgtaaacataagtccgagccgtggtcggctccccgggacgactcttgcatcggctttaaagagccgatcgagtcccggtgttagattggatctgattgtatccagatatgataaaataagcaaataactgtaaagctgcttcaattgaatctagTCAATCCAATCCACGATAGtaaaaagcttcactgctagatcggaacatcctacacgtgactgggcctaatgaacgtaacagataactaaaccaaaacccaaaacagaggcctaagaactagcaagagccgattcccggaacaatccctattaaggctaagataaagcatctaatacgccaccggatcatccaacccgtttgcaaggcctaacctagcagatattacgccaactcttaaagataagagcaaaccataacagattagatctactagacataaaagaagcagggtgttgtctctgtgcgactaattttatgcgacaagaactagcataagattgaaacgtgattgcacagagacaacatgatattcgtagatgattagcaacgaagcacaatggatctactaaaagccatgctacgaacatcaggataactagcattactcgccataaaaaatgcttcagtacgagtaataccaaggtaaaaacaagaacaacgctgccctgatcgcgagaagcgatcagggcagcatggcgcttacttggatgaaaccctaggattaggggtggcgatgcgccgagagttgttgtttgcgagacgtgatgacactcttctttcatgaataacatagggtacatatttatagtccggagacttgggaaacaatctaagctaatcttgtcccgattagactctatctctaatcttaaactaaatctaaggatacatggcccatgtggcccaaatgctcacgcagaagccgatttacaagccttcttcaatcttttgctttaagcccatcttgctttcggcccataaattaatcctgttaatttatggcgataacatatACGTAttgtctagtatgttagagtcatgcatgctaggtttaattcttgtcatgataaatctagttcggaatttaaacttacagttgtctatttctccaacaatccaaaaaccttattaTAGGCAATCTGTTGATTTAACAATGGCTAGTTTCGCTAAGTCACTGAGGGCAGAAAAGTTTACTGGCGTGAACTTTAAGATCTGGAAGTCCAAGGTTCGCCTCTGGTTTACTGCTATGCTCATCTGGGACATGAGACTTGACAAGCCTAAGGGCGTACTTACTGCTGAAGAGCAGAAGAAGTACGATGAGGCTAATAATCTCTTTGTCGGATGTATCATTAGCAATCTGTCAGACGGATTAGTCCAtgtgtacattgatgagacaGAGGCGAAGACGCCGTGGGATGCTCTAGTTGCTAAGTATGATGCAACAGATGCGGGTAATGAACTGTACCTCATGGAGAGTTTCCATGACTACAGGATGGTGAATAACCATTCTGTGGTAGAATAGGCGCATGAGGTGCAGTGCATTGTCAAGGATCTTGATCTCCTTAAGTGTCCTATTCCTgacaagtttgtggctggatgcATTATTGCAAAGTTGCCTTCCCAGTGGAGGAACTTCTCCACAACtctgaaacacaagagacaggagataTCAGTTGAAAAATCTGATagcgactcttgatgttgaggagaaggctcggaagAAGGATGTGCCTGAGAAAGGAGATCAAGGCCAGTCCAGCGCCAACCTGGTCCAAAAGTTCCCACATGGCAagaacaaagggaacaacaagcctaacaagaccactaccttcaagaagaagaagaacaaggcttTGGAAAAGTGCTATGCATGTGGTAAGCTTGGACACTTCTCCAAGGAGTGCCCAAATCGGGCAGACCGCAgggccaagaaagcaaatgagtccaaggatgtcaacatggtgaccataagcaacactggagatgggtacggtaatttacctacagttctttcagtttttcaatccacgagttggtggcttgatacgggtgctaatgttcatgtgtgtgctgacatCTCAAAAATTTCACGAGGAATACCATTAGCATCATCATACATCTCATCAATCTCCGAAAGAGGAAATGTCTTAATGTCCTTCCCCATTGACTGTAACATATTTCTAATATCAATAAGTACCATTTGTGTGGCTATATCGGGTGATGGACTGTTTCGTCAATAGTCCTCTGATAATGCATCCAAGtgtttcttccaaagttcaaacaCATCACTTGGTTCACAAAATACCAAAATAGTTGCAAATAGCCTCCGTAGTGAAGAAGGCATTTGGAACGTAGAAGCTTCCGTAAGGCACTCATCTAATGTATTATCTTCTTCAATTAGACCTCTTCTTTTGGCTGGCTCACGGAATGTAGCTTGCACGACACCATCAACCATTTTAAGATGGTCGAATGAGGTAGCTCCAGCAACATGGTTAAGTAGAACGCGGAGGTAATAGCGTTCTCCCTCGGCCTGGTGTGCGGAGACAATTCTACCAGCTTGCTTGCGTCCCTCATATACCCTTCGCTTCCAAAATTTACCATTGGGGTGCCAAGTATAGAATTCTGGAAAATCATGATACAATATCCCACGTGCAAATTCGTCGACCCTATTTTGAGCAAAATATGCTGTGAGCATTGACTCTTCCACACCAGGATGATTTACTATATTTTGTATATTAGAATGCTGATGGaatgacaccatatgcatatCAGGTAGATGAAGCTGCAGTTGTTTCATAGGTGGGTGGTTTTGGCTTAGGTTGAAACCATATATCCTCCACATTGCTTCTGGAGGCGTCACCCACCGAGCATCCCTAAATTGCTTTATCTCATCAACATTACCATTGCCATCAGCATTATCACCTTCTCTAACAGCAATAGATGCCCGATCATGACCCTTGTAACTGTATTTGAATAAGTATTTAACAGATTTAATGCTTCCACAAGCTTCAACATTAATATGGCAATTGAACATGCATAGCAGATAAGGGTTGTATGGGACTACCCATCTATTGTCTAGCTCACGACCTCTAACAATTTCCTTACATTCATCATTACGTCACCTATATACGGGGTAAGAGTCTTTTCCCTGAGATGTGGACTCGCAGAAGGCCTGTGGATAGCGATTCTTACAAGATGTGCGTCCCTTAGTGCAAGGACAAAACGGGTTTAGCACCCCGCACGGGCCATGCATCATGTTCTTGGTGACCATCTTGTATAACTCAGGaaactttttcttgtttggaagtTCTACAGAGATAAGAAGATCATATTGCTCAGGACATGTAAGCTTGTACTTCCGTTTCATGATCAGCAAGAAGTGAGCATGTGGCAACCCCCTCTTTTGAAACTCCACAACATATACATAAGCCCGAACCTTACCAAGGATATCATTCCCCATCAATTTCTTCTTCAGCACCTCAAGTTTTGCCCTGAAAATCCTAGTTACAAGATCAGGGCGATCTTGTGCAATTTGGCCAGGCAAAAGGTCTTGTTTGATCTCATTCCAATTTGGATTGCACGTCATTGTGAGGAAGATATCTGGTTTCCCATACTTCCGCACCAATGCCATAGCATCCATATACCGACGCCTCATGTCCCGAGGACCTCCTATGAATGTCGTGGACAACACTGTCCATTTCCCAACGGAATCTGCTCGACCCTCACCTGCATGCAAACTATCAACGAGACCTTGGTATAAATCAGCCCTCAACTCCTGCTGATTATTCCTTATGTAATCTAAGCATGAACTTTCTAtcttcatgtatgtgtccacATCAAACTGCTGGAATAGCCGCTTACCAAAAAATACTAGGTTAAATATACCGGGACACATCTGGAATCTGTAGCAGTAATAGTCACGTACTGACACACATAAATTGCCGGGCCCACCTACACATTTGTGAAGCTACTATTACCATAAAGAAATATAGAACAAGAAGTAGTGTGTAATAAAAactataattatttatttataatCCCCGAACTATACCTTCACCATCACCGCCATCACTTTCAGCGCGAGCCTTTCGGTTTGCACGGGCAGCCTTGGCCTCTTGCACAGTCACACCAACCTTCGGAATGCAACTATGCCAACCGAGCTCCCCTCTGGGAAAGAAAAGTGGATATGATAATGCATCATAACATGCGTGGTATGAACGAATCCCATGCACAGACCTATCCTTCCCTTGCAGGAGAACACTATGTTTGAACTGGCCTAGGAGTTCACTACCCTCAATCCAAACAGCAGCAACCTCCGATGTGAGAGGCACATTATATGTTCTTTGATCTAACTGTTGGTCAAGATTCAATGCAACATGGTAGTCCTCTACATTTTCAACGTGACCCATAGACCTCAGATGTTCGGAGTATGGGTTGCCTTGTAGTATCCCAACTAATCTTTCTATAACCTCCTTATCCTTTATCAAGCATTCTTCACGACACCTACGGTATCGGTGCTCAAGAGAAGGATCATCATCATAGAAGTACAATTCAATGTGTTTAGGTTCAATGCCTTCTTCCTTACCAAATGACCGAACATTATGGTACATCTGTCCATGTGCACGAAATGTATAAACTCCCCCATTTCGCATGTTGGTTGTCATACGATCTAGGTGGCAATACAGGGATGTGAATGAGAAATGACCATTAAAGAATCTAATATTTGAGCGGAAGTGTCTAGCATCAGCATCTGAGCTTGACCAAAGCCTCATGAGTTCAGGTGGTGTGTCAGGGGTTGGTAGATGTATCTTCCCACTGCGGCAACAAAATCCAGGGGGCTCGAACTGAAATTTCTTTGCATTGCAGTGTTCACAATTAGCAACTGGCtcaagcttatgcgtctcagaTGGTACATTTTCAAACACTTTGCCGAAGGGATCAATTACATCCGACACATCGGCATCATCTCCACATGAAGTAAGATCGCCATCATCGTCGGATTCACCATCTGTACATATATTAAATGCCATTAACATTCCATTCTAGTAGAATTTAACATTTTTTTCCAATCGCAAGAATTGTGTTTTGCCAATACCTTGTCCGGCAAAAAGGTAaccctcatcttcttcatcatcctccTCGAAAATAACATTCTCATCCCCATCTATTTCAATAGTACGATCATTAAGTTGACAAGAATGCAACATCAAATTGATTAAAGTTGTTAATGAAATGTAGGGAAAGTACCATCCTCGACCATAGGATATTGTGTCTGCAACTCAGGGTCATTTTGCAGTCGGGCGCCACCTAAACCTTGAAATCAAAATTAAAGGTACCATCAATTTGTCAACTTAGTGATCATGAGTACAGGATATTACGATGATCTTTTTACCATCACGATTGGTGCAGATTGGCTGTGACTGTGATGCCATCCAGCTACTGGCCTTAGGAGCAGATCCACCTGAAGAGAAAGGAGTTTATTTAGTCAACACAATTAGAGGGAGTAGCAAAAATtttccttggaggttttttttttcattttaccaATATCGATTTCTTCATGCTCTTGAGTCTTAACTCGCTCCATATGATCCTGGTGGCCGTGTTGTTCTTCTGAAATAAAAATCAGTATGCATATTAAATTAATGATTTAACATACAACTATTCTTTATAAATTTAATCTTTGATGTGGGGCAGTAATTACCCTCACAGGATTCTGTTGACAGCTGATCGCCACACTTGTCCGTATCATACGTAAAACTGCGATTTTTGCCAATGGTTGCATGGAACTCCTTATTTCTTTGATTTCGGAGTGCATTTCTCTCAACGGCAACCACACAACGCCTAGGTAGACAGTGTCCAACCCCAGACTCCATGCCCTGATCGTCTAGTGTCTGTTCAACTATCGGTGGGATGTAAACAGGTGATCCGCTGAATTTCGGAATAACCAATTCACTCACACTGGTCAAAAGTTCTATGGGGGTTGGAATTATAAGTTTGGGCACAAATTGAGGGTTTGCCATAGCTATAGAATCGGGGTGTAAGTTGTTGGCTTTGAATTCTTTCAGTCCACGTTTATATTCTCTTTTCAACCCCTTAACATTAGCCTTCTTCTGTTCTGCAGACAACTGGGGCCTATTCGCTTTTTTGGCATGGTACACGTCTCGACGACGCTTATTAATTAGTTTCCTCTTCTCGGCAGTCATTGTGTCCCTCTGGGCTCTAGCCCTCTCACATCGGCGTTCCTTAGGACAAACTCGATGAGTTTCACCTGTTGCATAGTAAACAATAAAATTACAAATATAGTATTACCAATGTTGTTCTGTGCTATGGGCGACAACTATAAAATGTAATTATACTTGACTTAAATACATGCTTATAGTCGTCTATACCAAGTATAACATTAACAAGCTATAATATCATGCACCTGTACTGGGGTCCTTGCTGGGAATGCTATCATCTTCGCCCATATTATCAATAGTACCCTGGTAGACATCTGTATAGGCAAAAAAATTCAATAAATTCTTGAAAAGGTAATCAACTTGTAGCATATCAACATATGGACCAGCTATAGCAAATGTACCTAAAATATGATTTGCGCTGGTAGTATTGACTGTAATGTCTCCAAGTGTGGTATGCGTGCCCTGATACCCTTCTGCATGTGCACAAAACGACAAGCATATGAACCCTATATAATTGCAACATGACCCCAAACGAATGTCCAACACATTTGCCTAATAATTACTCGAACAACCAAAACACTACCTGGCACATCTATCGACCGGCTGAATTCTTGGGCATAGGAGTCATTGCGATGAAGCCAATCAGCAGTTTCATTAGTCGTCGATGGACTTACATCTGTTTCTACACCTTGAGGTTGTATGTAATTGAGTTAACCTCTAA
This window of the Panicum virgatum strain AP13 chromosome 1K, P.virgatum_v5, whole genome shotgun sequence genome carries:
- the LOC120700934 gene encoding uncharacterized protein LOC120700934, giving the protein MTPVALDQIERKRQRERERYAGMSAEQKEEKNKKRREARLMKKNIQAQCNENKYPGVQDEILATGVETDVSPSTTNETADWLHRNDSYAQEFSRSIDVPEGYQGTHTTLGDITVNTTSANHILDVYQGTIDNMGEDDSIPSKDPSTGETHRVCPKERRCERARAQRDTMTAEKRKLINKRRRDVYHAKKANRPQLSAEQKKANVKGLKREYKRGLKEFKANNLHPDSIAMANPQFVPKLIIPTPIELLTSVSELVIPKFSGSPVYIPPIVEQTLDDQGMESGVGHCLPRRCVVAVERNALRNQRNKEFHATIGKNRSFTYDTDKCGDQLSTESCEEEQHGHQDHMERVKTQEHEEIDIGGSAPKASSWMASQSQPICTNRDGLGGARLQNDPELQTQYPMVEDDGDENVIFEEDDEEDEGYLFAGQDGESDDDGDLTSCGDDADVSDVIDPFGKVFENVPSETHKLEPVANCEHCNAKKFQFEPPGFCCRSGKIHLPTPDTPPELMRLWSSSDADARHFRSNIRFFNGHFSFTSLYCHLDRMTTNMRNGGVYTFRAHGQMYHNVRSFGKEEGIEPKHIELYFYDDDPSLEHRYRRCREECLIKDKEVIERLVGILQGNPYSEHLRSMGHVENVEDYHVALNLDQQLDQRTYNVPLTSEVAAVWIEGSELLGQFKHSVLLQGKDRSVHGIRSYHACYDALSYPLFFPRGELGWHSCIPKVGVTVQEAKAARANRKARAESDGGDGEGIVRGL